The following are from one region of the Carassius auratus strain Wakin chromosome 43, ASM336829v1, whole genome shotgun sequence genome:
- the LOC113061289 gene encoding extracellular calcium-sensing receptor, with protein sequence MIFAIEEINENPNILPNHTLGYEIFNACGFSNILQSALSLSSGQDDIIDELNCTKADTVQAIIGHSGSTPTIGFARITGLFHMPVISHFATCACLSNRKEFPSFFRTIPSDYYQSRALAQLVKHFGWTWVGALSNDNDYGKNGIATFIKAAQEEGVCIEYSQAFESTGSKTSLKNIVDTIRTSTSKVIMAFMSHREIKILVDELYRQNITGLQWIGSDAWITDDSLADSQGNTLLIGSIGFTVRNAQIPGLGPFLQKLNPSQFPKSMFLKEFWESIFQCSLSPNALQRACNGSEHLKYVKHPFTDVSDLRYVNNVYNAVYAIAHALHNLLSCNHQKGPFANVTCAQPTTIQPWQILHYMQTVNFTMNGGESVFFDSKGDSPARYELVNLQNITKGTMEVVTIGYYDAIQPRGQQFTMNNVNITWGGGLRTVPVSVCSESCPLGTRKAVQKGRPICCFDCIPCPPGEISNTSDASDCVKCPFGYWSNSRGDECIIKTVEFLSFTEIMGIILMMLGLLGAFLTMFIFAVFFHYKDTPIVKANNSELSFLLLFSLTLCFLCSLTFIGRPTEWSCMLRHTAFGITFVLCISCVLGKTIVVLMAFKATLPGRNVMKWFGPLQQRISVVGFTLVQVLICVLWLTISPPSPYMNMSYNREKIILECRLGSAVSFWAVLGYIGFLASLCFILAFLARKLPDNFNEAKLITFSMLIFCAVWIAFIPAYLSTPGKFTVAVEIFAILASSYSLLICIFITKCYVILLRPGENTKKHLLKVPR encoded by the exons ATGATCTTCGCAATAgaggaaataaatgaaaatccaAATATACTCCCAAACCACACGCTGGGTTATGAAATCTTTAATGCCTGTGGATTCTCTAATATTCTACAGTCTGCACTTTCACTGTCCAGTGGACAAGATGACATCATTGATGAATTAAACTGCACCAAGGCTGATACTGTTCAGGCTATAATAGGTCATTCAGGATCCACTCCAACCATTGGGTTTGCTAGAATAACTGGCCTATTCCACATGCCTGTG ATCAGTCATTTTGCTACTTGTGCTTGCCTGAGCAACAGAAAAGAGTTTCCTTCTTTCTTCAGAACTATTCCAAGTGATTATTACCAGAGCAGAGCACTGGCTCAGCTGGTGAAACATTTTGGCTGGACATGGGTGGGAGCCTTAAGCAATGACAATGATTATGGTAAAAATGGAATTGCCACATTCATTAAGGCTGCACAAGAGGAAGGAGTCTGCATTGAATACTCACAGGCTTTTGAAAGCACAGGATCAAAAACgtcattaaaaaatattgtagACACTATCAGAACATCCACATCTAAGGTAATAATGGCTTTCATGTCACACAGAGAGATTAAAATACTGGTGGATGAGCTATACAGGCAAAACATTACAGGACTGCAGTGGATTGGAAGTGATGCTTGGATCACGGATGACTCTCTAGCTGATAGCCAAGGCAACACTTTGCTAATCGGATCTATAGGATTCACTGTCCGCAATGCTCAAATACCTGGACTAGGCCCTTTTCTACAAAAACTCAACCCCTCACAATTTCCAAAAAGCATGTTTCTCAAAGAATTCTGGGAAAGCATTTTTCAATGCTCATTGAGCCCAAATGCATTGCAAAGGGCATGCAATGGCTCAGAGCACTTGAAATATGTCAAACATCCTTTCACTGATGTGTCTGATCTGAGATATGTCAATAATGTCTACAATGCTGTCTATGCAATAGCTCATGCACTGCATAATCTATTGTCTTGTAATCATCAAAAAGGCCCATTTGCTAATGTCACCTGTGCCCAACCTACTACAATACAACCCTGGCAg ATTTTACATTATATGCAGACTGTGAATTTCACCATGAATGGGGGAGAAAGTGTATTTTTTGATAGCAAAGGTGACTCCCCTGCAAGATATGAATTGGTAAACTTACAAAATATCACAAAAGGCACAATGGAAGTAGTGACTATTGGCTACTATGATGCAATTCAGCCTCGTGGGCAACAGTTTACTATGAACAATGTCAACATCACCTGGGGAGGAGGACTAAGGACT GTGCCTGTGTCTGTGTGCAGTGAGAGTTGTCCCCTAGGCACTAGGAAAGCGGTGCAGAAAGGAAGGCCCATCTGCTGTTTTGACTGTATCCCATGCCCTCCAGGAGAGATAAGTAACACTTCAG ATGCATCTGACTGTGTGAAGTGCCCTTTTGGATACTGGTCCAATAGCAGAGGTGATGAGTGTATCATAAAGACAGTGGAATTCCTGTCATTCACCGAAATCATGGGTATCATTTTGATGATGCTTGGGTTACTTGGGGCATTTCTAACTATGTTcatatttgcagttttttttcacTACAAAGACACACCAATAGTGAAAGCCAACAACTCAGAGTTGAGCTTCCTGCTGCTCTTCTCATTGACCCTGTGTTTCCTCTGTTCCCTTACTTTCATTGGTCGACCCACTGAGTGGTCCTGTATGTTGCGTCACACAGCATTTGggatcacttttgtcctctgtATTTCTTGTGTTTTAGGGAAAACAATAGTGGTGTTAATGGCTTTTAAAGCTACActtccaggaagaaatgtcatgAAATGGTTTGGGCCTCTTCAGCAGAGAATCAGTGTTGTTGGTTTCACTCTAGTACAGGTCCTCATCTGTGTCCTTTGGTTAACGATATCCCCACCTTCCCCATACATGAATATGAGCTACAACAGAGAAAAAATCATCCTAGAATGCAGATTAGGCTCAGCTGTAAGTTTCTGGGCTGTGCTTGGTTATATTGGTTTTCTGGCCAGCTTGTGCTTCATTTTGGCTTTTCTAGCTCGGAAGCTGCCTGATAACTTTAATGAAGCCAAACTCATCACATTCAGCATGCTCATTTTCTGTGCTGTCTGGATTGCCTTTATCCCAGCTTACCTAAGCACACCTGGAAAATTTACAGTAGCAGTCGAGATATTTGCAATTTTAGCTTCCAGTTATAGTTTACTAATCTGTATTTTCATTACAAAATGTTATGTTATCCTGCTAAGACCAGGTGAAAATACAAAAAAGCATTTACTAAAGGTCCCACGCTAA